The following DNA comes from Fervidibacillus albus.
TCCATCACGCAAAATATGATGGGCCATGCGTATATGTATTATCAATTGCTTGAACAATTAGGGGAAGGAAGTGTCGATGAATTGGCCCATGGAAGGATGGGGCCTCAGCGAAAAAATGCCGTCTTACTAGAAAAAGCTAACGGTACCGGCACCTATTTAAAATCACCGAAATTCGACTGGGCCTACACGGTCGTTCGACACTATTTCTACGATTTGAATAAAAAAATCAAATTGGACAGTTTATCCAACAGTTCCTATGAACCGTTGCGACAGGCGGCAGTGAATATTCGAAAAGAACAGTTTTATCACCTCGTCCATTGGGAAACTTGGTTCAAACAATTAATTGAGGCGGGCGGGGAAGCAAAAACGAGGATGATTGCCGCCGTAGAGAACGTTTGGACCGATTTCTACGACGTCCTCTCCCTCGGTCCGCAGGGAGAAGAAATGGCGAATTTTCAATTAATCGATAAAGAAAAAGCGATGAAAGGAAAATTCATTGCAATGCTTGAGGAACTGTTTCAAAAATTACAGTTACCGTCCCTTCCGAATTTAGTAGAAACTCGATTAAACGGTCGGAAAGGTGAGCATACGGATGAATTGGAAAAGGCGTTGGCTACTTTGACCGAAGTGTATAAACAAGCTCCTGCATCGACTTGGTGAGCAGAAGAAGTGCAAGGATTTGTAGTATGTTGTTTACCGTTTCTCATGCGGATGGTTTTTTTAGATTAGTAAAGGAAGGGAGTGAAAGGAGGGGGACATGGTTGAAAACGATTCTTTAAAGGAAAAAGTTTGGCTTGCCTTACAATCGGTGACCGATCCGGAAATTCCTGCAGTGAGCGTTATCGATTTAGGGATGGTCGAACGTGTTTCGGTCGAAGGACGTACAGCAAAAATTGAAGTGTTACCTACGTTCGTCGGCTGTCCAGCGTTGGAACTCATTCGAAAGGAAATACGCAAAGCTGTGGAAGGCATCAACGGAATCGACCATGCGGAAGTATTCTTTATTTACGAACCGCCATGGACGTCGAACCGGATTACAGAAACGGGAAGGAAACGGTTAAAACAATTTGGTATTGCACCCCCACCGACCGTTGAAGGGGAGACGAACGAATGGTCGGTCGACTGTCCCTATTGCGGTTCCACGCTTACGACGATGGAAAACGTATTCGGACCGACTGCTTGCCGAAGTATTTTTTACTGTAAACATTGTAAAAACCCCTTTGAAGCAATGAAACCGGTCGGTTATTTCAAAGAAACAATCGATTGAAATGGGAGTCGGTGATGAATTAAACACGCACGCCCATTTCCTTCGTCCCCTATTTATAAAATTTTAAGAGGAGGCATGAAAATGTATAAAATGATTGCCCTTTTTAAACAACCGAGTGATCCTGTTCGCTTTGATGACTATTATTTTCACGTTCATATTCCTCTGACAAAAAAGATTCCTGGATTAAAAGATATAAATATTACGAAATTCAAAAAGGGGAGCCCGTACTATTTAATGTGTGAAATGGTGTATGAATCAAAGGAAGCGTTCAAAGTCGCATCGCAAACACCGGAGTCGAAGGAATCGGGGAAGGATGTGATGAATTTCGCTGGCAATTTAGTCACCTTTTTATTTGGGGAAGATGTCGATGATGGAAAATAATTTGTATATGGAAAAGAAACAAAACGGCCCGATTGCTTCGATTACTCTCAACCGTCCATCTGTGTTAAATGCACTCAATCGGAAAATGGTAAACGAAATCGTCGCCAGTTTGAAACAATTCGATGCAAATGATGAGATTCGAGTCATCGTCATTAACGGGAAAGGAAAGGCCTTTGCCGCAGGGGCGGATATAGAAGAGTTGGCATCCGATGATCCGGTCTCCCTCGAACAAACAAATCCGTTTGCTGAATGGGATCAAATATACACGATTAAAAAACCGATTATCGGTGCAGTTCACGGTTATTGCCTTGGCGGCGGTTTTGAATTATCCCTTGCCTGTGATTTGTTAATTGCTGCGGAAGGAACGAAATTCGGATTTCCAGAAGTAAAACTTGGTGTCATGCCCGGAGCAGGTGGAACCCAGTGGTTAACGAAATTTATCGGGAAGACGAAGGCGATGGAATGGTTATGGACGGGGGATTTGTACGATGCGTTAGAAGCGTATCGCTACGGTATTGTCAACAAAATCGTACCGAAACAATTGCTTATGGAGGAAACGATGAAATGGGCGGAAAAAATTGCTGCCCAACCGCCCCTTTCCATTCGGTTTATTAAAGAAGCGGTATATAAGGCAATCGATCGACCGTTGGATGAAGGTATGCATTTTGAACGAAAAAATTTTTCCTTATTATTTGCATCAAACGATCAAAAGGAAGGCATGCAAGCTTTTCTCGAAAAAAGAAATCCGAAGTTCATGGGAAAATAATGCGAAATTAGATGAACGGGAAGGGGAAGGACGATGTTTGAAACGATTCGATTTGAAAAAAAGGAAGGTTTGGCATGGATCCGGTTCAATCGTCCGGAACATTTAAATGCATTTACGAAAAGGATGCATAAAGAGATTAGCTGTGCGTTAAAGGACGTAAAAAAGGATGAGGAAATTCGAACTTTGATTTTTACTGGAGTAGGAAGGGCGTTTAGTTCCGGACAAGACTTAAAGGATGTACAAGGTGCGACGGATTACGGAGATTATTTACGGGAAACGTATAATCCGCTCATTTCGGAAATCGTTTCATTGGAAAAACCCGTGATCGCAGCAGTAAATGGTGTTGTCGCTGGAGCCGGTTTTAGCTTGGCGTTGGCGTGCGATTTTCGACTCGTATCTACTCGAGCCAAGTTTACTGAGGCGTTCATCCATGTGGGACTCGTCCCGGATTCTGGACATTTGTTTTTTTTACCACGGATTATCGGTTATGCTAAGGCGATGGAATTGACCGTTCTTGGAGGGGACGTATCTCCCGAAGAGGCCAAAAAACTCGGTCTCGCAACGAAGCTGTTTGCCCCCGACCGATTTGAAGAAGAAGTGCGATCCTTTGCGAAATATATAAGTACTTTGCCAACGAAAACGATCGGACTCATAAAAAAGCAGATGCATGAAAGTTTCCATCATAATTTACAAGAGATGTTGGAACGGGAGGCATACGCCCAACAAGTGGCTGGCAAAACGGAAGATCATCGGGAAGGGGTTTCCGCCTTTCTCGAAAAAAGAAAGCCGAATTTCAAAGGGAAATAACGATAGGGACAGGTACTTTTATGGAAGAAGGTGATCGTTTGAAAGAACAATCCGTTGCAATTATCGGTGCCGGTGTCATGGGACGGGGAATCGCTTACGTCTTCGCCAATGCCGGTATGAAAACATCCCTCATCGATGTGAAGGAAACGGCTTTAATCGAAGGGAAAAAAGAAATCGATCGACTTTTTACTGAATCACTTGAACGGGGAAAAATTACGAAAAAACAAATGGTAGAAAGGAAGAATCAACTCACCTTTACGACAGACTGGCAACAAGCTTGTGCCGAAGTGGATCTTCTCGTCGAAGCGGTTCCTGAAAATATGGAATTAAAAAGAAACGTATTTAAACAGATGGATGAACTTGCTCCACCTGATTGTATTTTCGCAACGAATACGTCAACGATGAGCCCGACGGAACTCGGTTCGATAACGAATCGACCGGATCAAGTCATCGCGATGCATTTTTTTAACCCCGTTCATAAAATGAAGTTTATTGAAATTGCAAAAGGAATGGAAACGAGTGAGAAGACTGTTCGAAAGGTGCAGGAATTTGCGAGAGCAATTGGAAAAGAAACGATTGTCATCAATGAATTTCCAGGATTTATTACGAGTCGAATTAGTGCACTAATCGGTAATGAAGCATTTTACATGTTGCAAGAAGGTGTAGCTGCACCGGAAGAAATCGATAAGGCGATGAAACTCGGTTTAAATTTTCCGATGGGTCCCTTCGAGTTGGGCGATTTAGTCGGTCTCGATACCCGATTAAATAATTTAAAATATTTGCATGAAAAATTAGGAGAAAAATATCGGCCGGCTCCCCTTTTGGAACAGTACGTTGCAGCAGGAAGGCTCGGCCGAAAAACGGGACGAGGTGTTTATGACTATTCCGAGAAGCAAAACTAAATGGAAGCCTATCCAACGTTCCTATTATTAAAAATTTCCATAGGAGGTGATAGTGTGGAAGAAGTAGTTATTGTCGATGCCGTTCGAACACCGATTGGGAAATATAACGGTGCTTTAAAATGTGTACGACCGGATGATTTGGCTGCCGTCGTCATTAAGGCGTTAATTGAACGAAATCGAAAACTCCCAATTGATGAAATTGAGGAAGTGGTGTTCGGGAATGCGAATCAAGCCGGTGAAGATAATCGGAATGTGGCAAGAATGTCCTTATTGTTGGCCGGATTACCTGTTCATGTGGCGGGAACGACAGTGAACCGGCTATGCGGCTCTGGTTTAGATGCGGTCAATTATGCGGCAAGGGCTATCATGGTAGGAGACGGAGATATTTTTATTGCCGGTGGGACGGAAAGTATGACGCGGGCCCCCTTTGTTATGGCCAAACCGACGACTGAATTTCCGAGGGGTTCGGTGGAACTCGTTGATACGACGATCGGTTGGCGATTCGTTCATCCGAAAATGGATGAAATGTACGGAACGGAATCGATGCCTGAGACGGCGGAAAATGTGGCGAAGGAATTTTCCATTTCGAGGACAGAGCAAGACCAATTTGCATTTATGAGTCAAAAACGGGCAGCGAAAGCAATTCGGGAAGGAAAATTGAAAGACGAGCTCGTACCTGTTACATACGAAAGAAAGGACGGTCAACGCGTTACCGTTACCGAAGATGAACATCCCCGACCGAATACGACAATTGACAAACTATCCAATCTTCCTCCCCTTTTTCCTGACGGGACGATAACGGCCGGAAATGCTTCTGGGATCAATGACGGAGCCGCCGCCCTATTATTAATGAGTCGGACAAGGGCGAATCAGCTTGGCATCCGCCCGATTGCAAAATATCGGGGTAGCGCAGTAACTGGAGTGGAACCGCGTATTATGGGGATTGGGCCAATATATGCGGCAAAAAAAGTTTGCAGACGGCTCGGATTAACGATGGAAGATATCGATTTAATCGAATTAAATGAAGCCTTTGCATCCCAAACAATCGCCTGTATGCGGGAATTGAATTTGAATCGAGATAAGGTGAATGTAAACGGAGGTGCGATCGCTTTCGGTCATCCGTTAGGTGCAAGTGGTGCGAGAATTTTGACGACGTTAATCCACGAAATGAAACGATCGAACGTCCGATATGGAATGGCTACGATGTGCGTCGGTGTCGGGCAAGGGATCGCAACAATCGTGGAAAAAATCCAACAATAACGTTTTCCAATGACTATTCCATTTTCGAAAGGGGCCAAACTGTATGGAAACAATTCTTTTAGAAAAACAAAATAACTGTCTCATCGTTACGTTAAATCGACCGGAACGTTTAAATGCGATGAATTATCAAATGTTACTGGAACTTGGGGAAATTGTGGAAAGGATTCGATATGATTCCGACGTGCGCGTAGTTCTTTTCACCGGTTCCGGCGAAAAGTCCTTTAGCTCAGGAGCTGATTTAAAAGAAAGGAAACGTTTAGGGGAGAGAGAAGTTAAACGAAACGTGCATAAAACCCGTTCCGTTTTTCAACAAATTGCCGATCTCCCTCAACCAGTCATTGCCGCTGTAAATGGATATGCCTTCGGAGGTGGTTTTGAATTAATGTTAGCATGTGATTTTCGAGTGGCTGTCAAAGAAGCGAAAATGGGATTGACCGAGGTTAGCTGGGGGATTATCCCGGGTGCTGGTGGAACGCAACGATTACCTCGGCTCATCGGAGAAGCGAAGGCGAAGGAATTGATTTTTACAGCGAAAAAAATATGTGCCGAAGAAGCCTTTTCCTACGGATTATTGACAAAGGTAGTGGAAAGGGAGGAATTGATGCAGGAAAGTATGCGTTTGGCAAAAACGTTAATGGAAAACGGACCGATTGCGATTGCACAAGCGAAATTTGCAATGAACCAAGGAATGGGACTCGATTTGAAAGCCGGTTTGGAAATTGAAGGAAAGGCGTATGAAGTAACGATTCCGACGTCCGACCGACTGGAGGCATTGCAAGCCTTCGCGGAAAAAAGAAAGCCGATTTTCAAAGGGGAATAAATATTTCCTGACACGAACTGCTATCAAACATTTGAAAATTATCCGTATGTACAAATCCATCTCATCCCCTTTCCTTCAAACCCAATTAACAGTTTTTATTTTGCAAAAAAAGTGTTTTTTAATAAAATTCCTTTATTTCCCCTTGACAAAAAGACGTATTCGTTGTCAAATAGAATATAAATCGACTTTATTATCGTCGCTTTAAAGGGGTAAAGTAGACGAAAAAGTTCGGAATATTTTTCACATATTTTTCATGGTGGAGATGGAATATGGCTACATTGAATACTCGCTCGATGATTTTTACCCTTTACGGGGACTATATTCGCCATTACGGAGGGGAAATATGGATCGGTAGTTTAATTAAATTGTTGAAGGAGTTCGGTCATAATGAACAATCGGTTCGGGCGGCAATATCCCGAATGTATAAACAAGGATGGGTTCGCTCGCGAAAGGAAGGGAATCGAAGTTATTATTTTTTATCCGAAATCGGTAAGGACCGGATGGAGGAAGCTGCGGAAAGAATTTTTAAATTAAAACCGAACATATGGGACGGAAAATGGCGAATGCTCATTTACTCAATTCCGGAAGAAAAACGACATATTCGGGATGAATTGCGGAGGGAATTAATATGGAGCGGGTTCGGTTCGTTGGCTAATGGCGTCTGGATTTCACCGAACGATTTAACGAAGCAAGTAAACACTTTAATTGAAAAATATGAAATGGGCCCCTTCGTCCATTATTTTATTTCTACTTACGGTGGTCCTAACGAAAATGAAACGTTCGTTTCGACGTGTTGGAATCTTGATGAAATTAACGAAAAATACGCAAACTTTATCGTTCAATATGAGAAAAAATTGACGAGCGATATGAAAGCCATCGATGCGGGGGAAAAAACGGATGCCGAATGTTTTGTTGAAAAGACGAAACTCGTCCATGAATTTAGAAAGTTTTTATTTATCGATCCGGGTCTTCCGGAGTGTTTGCTTCCAAAGCGGTGGTTTGGCAACAAAGCACAAACAATATTTTCGGACTATTATAAATTATTGGCAGGGCCGGCGACTCGTTTTTTCGAAAGAATCATTCGGGAAGGGGACGGATCGATTCGACGAGTTACGAATGATGATGTGTTTCACCATCCCCTTATGATGGAGCGTCAGTGAACGAAGGTTGGAAACATACATCGATAAAAAATGCCATAATTGTTTATCATTTTATTTATATGGAATGGAGAGATGGATATGACTTTGCCTGCTCTATTGAACGCTACTGAAATGGGAATTATTTTTGCTATTATGGCGCTCGGCGTGTATTTAACTTTTCGCATCCTCGATTTTCCAGATTTAACGGTCGATGGGAGTTTTGTAACGGGAGCGTCGATTGCTGCGGTTCTTATTTTTAAAGGATATTCACCGATCATCGCTTCGATCGCCGCTCTGTTTGCCGGGTTCATTGCGGGAACAATTACAGGAATTCTTCATACGAAAGGAAAAATTAATAATTTATTGTCGGGTATCTTGATGATGATTGCTTTATATTCGATTAATTTACGGATTATGGGTCTCGTCGATGAAAACGTTACGTCAAAGCCGAATATTCCTCTACTTAACTCGGAAACAATTTTTTCCCATGTTGATACTTGGTCCGCATCTGTCGGGTTAGGTCAGTGGGGAATTATCGTATTTATGAGTGCAATTGTTCTATTATTTAAATTTTTTACCGATTATTTTTTAAAGACGGAAATCGGTCTAGCGTTACGGGCGACCGGTGATAATAAACGGATGATCCGAAGTTTTTCGGCGAATACAGATGGCTTAATTATCCTTGGCGTCGGTTTGTCCAATGCCTTCGTCGCTTTTTCGGGAGGGTTAATGGCCCAATATAATGAGTTTTCCGATATTAGTATGGGGATTGGAATGATCGTCGTTGGTCTTGCATCCGTTATTATCGGAGAAGCCATTTTTGGAACGAAGACGATTGGCCGAACGACGGTGGCAGTCATTTTCGGGTCGATCATTTATCGTATTTTTATCAGTTTTGCCCTCGTACAAGGAATTTTGGATGCGAGTGACCAAAAATTAGTGACGGCGATCA
Coding sequences within:
- the paaC gene encoding 1,2-phenylacetyl-CoA epoxidase subunit PaaC gives rise to the protein MINVKNALEARKNNNYSDVLVELLYQLADDDFILAFRGSEWLGLAPHIEEDVAFSSITQNMMGHAYMYYQLLEQLGEGSVDELAHGRMGPQRKNAVLLEKANGTGTYLKSPKFDWAYTVVRHYFYDLNKKIKLDSLSNSSYEPLRQAAVNIRKEQFYHLVHWETWFKQLIEAGGEAKTRMIAAVENVWTDFYDVLSLGPQGEEMANFQLIDKEKAMKGKFIAMLEELFQKLQLPSLPNLVETRLNGRKGEHTDELEKALATLTEVYKQAPASTW
- the paaD gene encoding 1,2-phenylacetyl-CoA epoxidase subunit PaaD, which produces MVENDSLKEKVWLALQSVTDPEIPAVSVIDLGMVERVSVEGRTAKIEVLPTFVGCPALELIRKEIRKAVEGINGIDHAEVFFIYEPPWTSNRITETGRKRLKQFGIAPPPTVEGETNEWSVDCPYCGSTLTTMENVFGPTACRSIFYCKHCKNPFEAMKPVGYFKETID
- a CDS encoding EthD family reductase, giving the protein MYKMIALFKQPSDPVRFDDYYFHVHIPLTKKIPGLKDINITKFKKGSPYYLMCEMVYESKEAFKVASQTPESKESGKDVMNFAGNLVTFLFGEDVDDGK
- a CDS encoding enoyl-CoA hydratase/isomerase family protein, which translates into the protein MENNLYMEKKQNGPIASITLNRPSVLNALNRKMVNEIVASLKQFDANDEIRVIVINGKGKAFAAGADIEELASDDPVSLEQTNPFAEWDQIYTIKKPIIGAVHGYCLGGGFELSLACDLLIAAEGTKFGFPEVKLGVMPGAGGTQWLTKFIGKTKAMEWLWTGDLYDALEAYRYGIVNKIVPKQLLMEETMKWAEKIAAQPPLSIRFIKEAVYKAIDRPLDEGMHFERKNFSLLFASNDQKEGMQAFLEKRNPKFMGK
- a CDS encoding enoyl-CoA hydratase-related protein codes for the protein MFETIRFEKKEGLAWIRFNRPEHLNAFTKRMHKEISCALKDVKKDEEIRTLIFTGVGRAFSSGQDLKDVQGATDYGDYLRETYNPLISEIVSLEKPVIAAVNGVVAGAGFSLALACDFRLVSTRAKFTEAFIHVGLVPDSGHLFFLPRIIGYAKAMELTVLGGDVSPEEAKKLGLATKLFAPDRFEEEVRSFAKYISTLPTKTIGLIKKQMHESFHHNLQEMLEREAYAQQVAGKTEDHREGVSAFLEKRKPNFKGK
- a CDS encoding 3-hydroxyacyl-CoA dehydrogenase, whose product is MEEGDRLKEQSVAIIGAGVMGRGIAYVFANAGMKTSLIDVKETALIEGKKEIDRLFTESLERGKITKKQMVERKNQLTFTTDWQQACAEVDLLVEAVPENMELKRNVFKQMDELAPPDCIFATNTSTMSPTELGSITNRPDQVIAMHFFNPVHKMKFIEIAKGMETSEKTVRKVQEFARAIGKETIVINEFPGFITSRISALIGNEAFYMLQEGVAAPEEIDKAMKLGLNFPMGPFELGDLVGLDTRLNNLKYLHEKLGEKYRPAPLLEQYVAAGRLGRKTGRGVYDYSEKQN
- a CDS encoding acetyl-CoA C-acyltransferase, with product MEEVVIVDAVRTPIGKYNGALKCVRPDDLAAVVIKALIERNRKLPIDEIEEVVFGNANQAGEDNRNVARMSLLLAGLPVHVAGTTVNRLCGSGLDAVNYAARAIMVGDGDIFIAGGTESMTRAPFVMAKPTTEFPRGSVELVDTTIGWRFVHPKMDEMYGTESMPETAENVAKEFSISRTEQDQFAFMSQKRAAKAIREGKLKDELVPVTYERKDGQRVTVTEDEHPRPNTTIDKLSNLPPLFPDGTITAGNASGINDGAAALLLMSRTRANQLGIRPIAKYRGSAVTGVEPRIMGIGPIYAAKKVCRRLGLTMEDIDLIELNEAFASQTIACMRELNLNRDKVNVNGGAIAFGHPLGASGARILTTLIHEMKRSNVRYGMATMCVGVGQGIATIVEKIQQ
- a CDS encoding enoyl-CoA hydratase-related protein, with translation METILLEKQNNCLIVTLNRPERLNAMNYQMLLELGEIVERIRYDSDVRVVLFTGSGEKSFSSGADLKERKRLGEREVKRNVHKTRSVFQQIADLPQPVIAAVNGYAFGGGFELMLACDFRVAVKEAKMGLTEVSWGIIPGAGGTQRLPRLIGEAKAKELIFTAKKICAEEAFSYGLLTKVVEREELMQESMRLAKTLMENGPIAIAQAKFAMNQGMGLDLKAGLEIEGKAYEVTIPTSDRLEALQAFAEKRKPIFKGE
- the paaX gene encoding phenylacetic acid degradation operon negative regulatory protein PaaX codes for the protein MATLNTRSMIFTLYGDYIRHYGGEIWIGSLIKLLKEFGHNEQSVRAAISRMYKQGWVRSRKEGNRSYYFLSEIGKDRMEEAAERIFKLKPNIWDGKWRMLIYSIPEEKRHIRDELRRELIWSGFGSLANGVWISPNDLTKQVNTLIEKYEMGPFVHYFISTYGGPNENETFVSTCWNLDEINEKYANFIVQYEKKLTSDMKAIDAGEKTDAECFVEKTKLVHEFRKFLFIDPGLPECLLPKRWFGNKAQTIFSDYYKLLAGPATRFFERIIREGDGSIRRVTNDDVFHHPLMMERQ
- a CDS encoding ABC transporter permease translates to MTLPALLNATEMGIIFAIMALGVYLTFRILDFPDLTVDGSFVTGASIAAVLIFKGYSPIIASIAALFAGFIAGTITGILHTKGKINNLLSGILMMIALYSINLRIMGLVDENVTSKPNIPLLNSETIFSHVDTWSASVGLGQWGIIVFMSAIVLLFKFFTDYFLKTEIGLALRATGDNKRMIRSFSANTDGLIILGVGLSNAFVAFSGGLMAQYNEFSDISMGIGMIVVGLASVIIGEAIFGTKTIGRTTVAVIFGSIIYRIFISFALVQGILDASDQKLVTAIIVILALTIPKGIEKYREKKRKDKRKQKMLNDLQASSQEGKTIA